The Humulus lupulus chromosome 4, drHumLupu1.1, whole genome shotgun sequence genome has a window encoding:
- the LOC133833080 gene encoding uncharacterized protein LOC133833080 — MWSPTLLKHRPNRLVSCPQDRYHFYIWSWVDDCVHRFDSGLGKYDTMYTTDEMWNGIAVQYGTNDYRDLSRLSPTYREGPPPASSEDGGISWSPSSISGESSSNMDSDLDALIDNAGAKRSKRPRARGLTTSQPGKSSKRSRKTPPPPPPASSSAAASTGQTNVPMTIPPSQAVVPVVAPASQTDIAAVVESQPPVAVLCFLAGL, encoded by the exons atgtggtctcccactttattaaaacacaggcccaatagactagtctcgtgcccacaggatagatatcacttctatatatggagttgggtagatgactgtgtccataggtttgatagtgggctcgggaaatacgacactatgtataccacagacgagatgtggaatgggatagctgtgcagtatgggaccaatgactatagggacctttcgaggttatcaccaacttatagggaaggccctccccccgcctcttctgaagacgggggaatttcatggtccccaagctcgatctcgggggaaagttcca gcaacatggactccgacctcgacgccctcatcgacaatgcgggtgccaagaggagcaagcgccccagggcaaggggactgacaaccagtcagcctgggaaaagctccaagagatccaggaaaacgcctcctcctcccccgccggcttcgagctctgctgctgcgtcgactggccaaaCTAACGTCCCCATgacgataccaccctcgcaggccgtcgtccctgtggtggcgccggcctcgcagactgATATCGCTGCCGTGgttgaatcccaacctcctgtggcgg